The following nucleotide sequence is from Brassica napus cultivar Da-Ae unplaced genomic scaffold, Da-Ae ScsIHWf_2634;HRSCAF=3386, whole genome shotgun sequence.
TATACTAGTTTACGTTTTTACGTACATTTAAAAGGAACTAAACACTTGTACGTTCGAGCTACATGGCTACTACATGAGTGCACTTTTACATATAAACTCTCACATGTGTATATTTATCGACGTTTTTTACATATAAGGTGGTCGCACCGAGACTAGATGAACCGTTAACTGGTGGAGGAGGTTTCGAGAAATGTTCATCAGACACATTCCAAGTCAAAGGTCAGTGTCTCGACACCATCTGCTCTCTCTACATCTACCGTTCCGGTCTAGACGGTTGGATCCCCGAGACAGTCGAGATCTACGAGGAAGGTTCCAAGTCTGTGAAATTCGATTTCAACAAAAACGTCCCTGATAACACTTGGTACGGCCACAACTATTGCAACAACACTGGTTTGCCACCACCTTCACCGGGATTTCCTCCGTTTTCACCCACCGACCCACCGCCACATCCACCTCATTTTCCTCCCCCCAAGCCCTCTATCCCACCACCGCCACCGCCACCGCATGCACCCCCATCTGCTGCCTCTGGACTTGGAGGTGGTGAGAGTTTGGTTGTTGCGTCTGCAGCGATTCTGATTGCTTTAGCGGCTGTGGTGGTTTGAGTTTCTAGTTAAGAGTTGCTTTAGTGACTAATAAAGTATGGAGTAAtgactttgttttttttgtttgtagtaGTTGGAAATTCTGGAGACCTTGATTAGCTATATAATGTATTGAGTTCTGAAGTAGTAGTAATCGATATAAATGAAACATGCACTAGTGTTTTGCATGTGATTCATAATACCCTTCTTGTTGAATACTATGCAAATACATAACATGATATATCACaataaaacatttaaacaaCTATATAACAATGACACGAAAGTGGTAGTTTAATAACTTTTGTTTTGATATGTATAAGTTAAGCTTGATTAAGAATCTAAAATGGTTACAGTGTTGTACCAAATGTAAGAGTGTTGTTGCAAGGTTTGCATCAATCCGAAGCTTAAACTGAAGATTTACAATCAAAAAGAAGATTGAACTGAAGACTCTTAAGCTCAAGAAGACAAGAACATAACATATAGAAGaacataagaaagaaaaaatgaaacgTCCAGTTAAATGAACACGGTCTTAAAACCAAATCCAGTTAAATAATTGTCGGTTTAACGTTTTAAACTAGTGCTTATAAGCCAATGATTCGATTTCAACAAGCACAACACACAAAACCCATTCAtacccctttttttttctttgtttcaaaTCAAAACATAGACATCACAATCAATTCATAAGACCCACGTCACATGTATAGTAGATGCGTGTGCGTGATCTTCTAGAGAAGCACTGCCAGAGACATAAATACATATAgatatttatcttaaaatatcCAATCAATTTCTtacaagaaataaataattattttatcacaATTTTCTCATCTACCATATGAGCCGTGATAataaatcccttatatattaattgaggaacatttgaaaagatgtaacctcaattttgtattaattaaaagaggccccaatgcataggtggcactcaattaggtagtcaattacattcaattgaaaaataagtaggtccacattcgatttttatatgttgttagatacataagttggtcaaactatatgatataatgatatgatatgatattttctttccttaaataaaacctacggaattaccataaatgactaatatatatatgacaattaatgattttaataataaagatttgataacaatgtatatctcctccatcattttttgtttaattttatattattaaaataaattaaacaatcaaattagctataaaaataaaatttagattttttcgtatatgttatattttgaatttttaaaaacgacaataaatgactaaaactattaaaattattatgttaaaaattaatgatcaatggtttaacatttttattataagaagatacacatgattttaaaaccatatgagtaaaaaatatcatttaataataaaataaatatatatatatatatattaaacactatataccataagattacataaatattttaatattaaaactttcaatgaattttcaagaacatttataaattataaacttattaaagatttcagattgaaaattttgttatcgatgatttaaatattttgttataaaacgatatgaacgatcatagaaccgtatgattataaattcttatttaataaataactatacaaaatatactattcttagaaaaataggttggtccatcttaacttatattacactttttattaaactaactatcgaattgataaataacgtaccaaaaaatgttttgcactttccttaaataaaagctacgaaattacctaatatgattaacgtatatgtgaaaattaattataatgaataataaatatttgataacaatttttgtatcttagttctttttttaattttatattattaaaatatatttaaaaatcacattaaatatataataaaaacatttaaatttttcttatatgttatattttgaatttttcaaaacgtctataaattattagaaatttgaagatccccactctgaaaattttgtgatcaatagattattttttttgtcataataagttacaaatgatcataaaattgtattaatatgaacttttatttaatattataagaagatacacattattttaaaaccatatgagtaaaaaatatcatttaataataaaacatatatatatatagattatactatataccataagattacataaatattttaatattaaaactttcaatgaattttcaaaaacatttataaattataaacttattaaagatttcacattgaaaattttgttatcgatgatttaaatattcagttataaaatgatatgaatgatcatagaactgtatgattataaattctcatttaataaatgactatataaaatatactattcttagaaaaataggttggtccatcttgacttacattatattttttattaaactaactatcgaattgataaataatctaccaaacttttttttgcactttccttaattagaagctacgaaattacctaatatgattaacgtatatatgaaaattaattattatgaataataaatatttgataacaattttggtatcttagttcttttttttaattttatattattgaaagatattaaaaaatcacattaaatatataataaaaacatttatattttttcttatatgttatatttgaatttttcaaaacgtctatatattattagaaatttgaatattcccactctgaaaattttgtgatcaatagattatttttttgttataataagttacaaatgatcataaaatataacgcatatgaatttttatttaataaatattcaaactaaataatatatatataaacactaatgatttaaagcaacaagattgactgatcaatttagtcgtccagttgaaatctttcaaaagtatgtgaaagactaaagtcaaaataaatatggatttagaatagtagttatattttactaaccaaataccgaaaaaaccgaaccgaaccgaaaccaacccgatatccggattgaccacccgtaatccaaatgaagccaaactattgtttcattctccaaaatataataaaaataataacttaattccgcgcaaggcgcgggtcttatcctagtaaataaataaaatatcacatCATAACATGAGACGTGGCTCCTGATAATATGAGCCACGGAACGGTACCAATCAAACCCGGTTCTTATACTCGCGTTGGAgcgaaaaaaattaaaaccgaaATTGAATTTCACCCGGTTTAATCCGGTTTTCTCCGATTACTGTTTCGCTTTCCCTTActttcgtctctctctctctctctctctctctctgcaagCGATTTCGAGAAGAAGCTAAAGAAAATGGCGTCAACACGTCTCTTCGTTCTCtactgcttcttcttcgtcttctcaaTCATCTTCTCCGTTTCCGAATCTAAAGCCTTGCAGCCTCACGCCGCCGAGTCTTTCAACGTCAGCCTCATCCaggtcctctctctctctctctctctctctctctctctctctctctctttgaactTATGGTTTTCTTTTGTGTGGATTGCAGAAACTGAGGAGTAGTTGCTCGTACACAGTGATCATCTCGACGAGCTGTTCGTCGTCGAGGTACACGCGCGACCAAATCAGCGTGGCCTTCGGCGATGCATACGGTAACCAGGTTAGGTTTCCCGCCTcaattagattttgattttgattttgtgaaTTAGGGTAAAGACTTGGTTTAatcaattagggtttagggttcccACTTTGAATGTTGCTTGAAGAAGATTGCATCTGATTCTTTTAGATTGAGCTTACAGTGGATGTTCATAGATTGTTGTGTGTTTGTAGCATGGCCAAGTCAGTTCTTTGTGCTAAACTGCTAGTTAGCTAATTGAATTGGCATAACATTGTCACTGGTATGGTAGGAGTTTATCAGTTAACGTTGTTCTCATTATCTATGGTTTAGCTTTAATGTGTAAAGTTATGTTCTTTTAACATTTGAGTTTGAGATTGTTATGAAAGCTTTGTTGATGCTAGTTAGATATTGAGTACGCATAACATTGTCACTGGTATTAAAGGAGTCTGTTAGTTACAGTGTTCTCAGTACCTACGGTTTAGCTTTGGTGTTTAAAATTTACTTCTTTAAACATTTGAGTTTGAGGTGAAAAGAACACATCTTTGGTGTTTACAGTGTTCACGGTATCAACGGTGTAGCTTTGGTGTTTAAAGGTTTGGTTCTTTTGAGATGAAAAGGACACATCTCTGGTATAGATGAAACTAGTAGTGTTGTAGCATGGCCAAGTCAGTTCTTGTTGATGCTAGTTAGCTAATTGAATACGCATTAAAAAAATGTCACACTGGTATTGAAGGAGTCTGTCAATTACATTGCTCTCAGTATCTACGGTTTAGCTTTGGTGTCTAAAGTTCTGTTCTTTAAACATTTTGAGTTTGTGATGAAAAGAACACATCTTTGGCATATAGATGTAACTATGGAAGTCTCTCAATGGATTGGTTTTGGTTGAATACAATCCCTGATTTTGACATGGTTCTTTTTTGGATTTACGGTTTACTTAGGTTCGTGATGTTCTTACTGCTTCGCCTCTTGTGTTTGAGCTTACGTAGAAACTGAAAGCTTAGGACTTTGAATCGGTGTAGGTGATGAAACGTGTCGTTTGTTTGATGGGTCTCTCTGCGATCCTTGTGgccttttctctcttccttcGGTTTGATTCTGACTCACTTTTGTATACGGCTTGATTTCTAATCAGACTGTGTGTAGTTTGGTATCTGTAGTAGACTGTAAACAAATGTCCATTTCATTCTATGGAACTCACAGCTTTGGTTTCTTGAAACAGATATACGCACCAAGGCTTGACGATCCATCCACAAAGACTTTCGAGCAATGTTCATCCGACACGTTCGAGATAAACGGACCATGCACTTACCAGATCTGCTACGTCTATCTCTACAGGTCTGGTCCCGATGGCTGGATCCCCGAGagtgttaagataaacacacaTGGCTCCAAAGCCGTCACCTTCCCTTATAACACCCTCGTCCCCGAGAGTATATGGTACGGTTTCAATTACTGCAACAGCGCCTCGGGTTCTAGTGTCCTATCCATTGGTCTTGTCCTTCTGGGGTTTGTTGTCGCCGGTTCAACATTGCTTTTGTAAAATGGTTGGTTTGTGTGAACATATTAGGACTTAATGCTGAATAAATGTGTAAAAACTGTTGGGGTTCTAGAGATGTCCCTATTATCTGTGTAATCTATGATGAAGTTACTACCTGCTAATTTACAAAGTGTGTAGATTTATAAACATAATGTATTCATTTACtatgttgattttgtttttgagaTTTGGTTTCAAATCAGGTGGAGATCTTGTTGTGTCCcacaaaaccaaattaaaaccTGAACATATTccaagatttaaaatatttttttaaaaataatcatgtaAAAACATTTAACTAGACCAGTTCTCTTATTATGAGATGCATGTTTTAATCTTTTAagcttttgttttaaatattataatctcaaaattgagttttttaaaCACATCAAAAATAGAGTAAACACAgagtttttttcttcaatttaaAATTCGAAGCTTTTGATTGTTTTATCTTTTAAGCTTTTGTTTTAAACATTATAATctcaaaattgagttttttaaaCACATCAAAAATAAACTGAACACATATTTTTCTattcaatttaaaaattataagcttattcttgttttttttatcttttaagcttttgttttaaatattataatctcAAAATTGAGTATTTTAAACACATCAAAAGTAGAGTAAACATACATTTTGTTTCttcaatttaaaattctaaGCTTGTGATttcatttaaaactaaaacCGAAACACAAACACtcttttgtcatgtaattatttatttattgatttacCCATTCTGTTTGAACAAATAAGGAAAATTTCCATTTTAAAGTCAACAAAAAATGACAAATAACTGAAACCGACACGCATTCTCCCTTCGAAGTACAAAAACGGCAGGCTAACCAAACACTTGAGTTTTAGTTGTACTAGGGTTTTGAACATAACTCCAAAACTATATAACAAGCAACCAAACCCTACGAATTGTCTCCCTCTTCTCTTCGTCTCTCATCTTCCTCCGCCTCTATCTCTCAAAACCCACACAGAGAGAGATTCCACCATGCCTTCACTAGCTTTATccgaggagaagaagatgaagaagagcacAGCCTCAGAGACAACCACCCCCGCCGCCACCACACCAGactccaagaagaagaaagagaagaagccGAAGAAACTCTCAGACTCCGACGGAGAAGAAGACtccgagaagaagaagagcaagaagaagaagcgcaAGGCCGCTGCGGAGAGTAGTGATTCAGGGTCCGAGCTTGTGGAGCCGGAGAGCTCGAAGAAGAAGAGCAGCAAGAAGGTGAAGCTGAGCGTTGTTGAAGATGTTAAAGTCGTCGAGAACCCTAACGCTGTTTCGAAGTTTAGAATCTCGGATCCGTTGAGGGAGAAGCTTAAGGAGAAGGGTATCGAGGCTCTTTTCCCGATTCAGGCGACCACTTTTGATATGGTTCTTGATGGGGCTGATCTTGTCGGAAGGGCTCGTACTGGTCAGGTATTAATCggtttaatgttttgttaaATGTAGTGAAGTTTGAGGCTTTAGAGTCAGTGATTACTTATGAgctgaaagtttgaaactttatattattattagtgaTGGTTTGGTGTGAAATGTTCAAAGTTTGAGGCTTTTTGAGGGACTAAGTTAATCAGTTGTTACTTTTATTGATACTTTATATCATTAATTAGTAAACTCTGATGTTTGTT
It contains:
- the LOC125601729 gene encoding embryo-specific protein ATS3-like, whose protein sequence is MKTMELFSLSSILLLLVLSFTSPILSISDQPLLISSVVPDEEESCPYTVIVTTSCFSPDLSRDQITFALGDADGNKVVAPRLDEPLTGGGGFEKCSSDTFQVKGQCLDTICSLYIYRSGLDGWIPETVEIYEEGSKSVKFDFNKNVPDNTWYGHNYCNNTGLPPPSPGFPPFSPTDPPPHPPHFPPPKPSIPPPPPPPHAPPSAASGLGGGESLVVASAAILIALAAVVV
- the LOC125601711 gene encoding embryo-specific protein ATS3B-like; the protein is MASTRLFVLYCFFFVFSIIFSVSESKALQPHAAESFNVSLIQKLRSSCSYTVIISTSCSSSRYTRDQISVAFGDAYGNQIYAPRLDDPSTKTFEQCSSDTFEINGPCTYQICYVYLYRSGPDGWIPESVKINTHGSKAVTFPYNTLVPESIWYGFNYCNSASGSSVLSIGLVLLGFVVAGSTLLL